In a genomic window of Acidobacteriota bacterium:
- a CDS encoding class I SAM-dependent methyltransferase — translation MTQKEFGQRLARRAKRAGLTLNGDLPSRLWTYFDLLFRWNAKINLTSLTPDAPDEAVDRLLIEPLVAARHVGNGDARAIDIGSGGGSPGIPLMLAASQIRLVMVESKARKSAFLREALRQLGAGGSVETARFEELLSRPEFHETFDLLTLRAVRTDARTLAGLQAFVRPAGRLFLFGGPMGDGQPPWLVPPLRWKETLPLTVESVLTVLEKLRIP, via the coding sequence GTGACGCAGAAGGAGTTCGGCCAGCGGCTGGCGCGCCGAGCGAAGCGTGCCGGCCTGACGCTGAACGGCGACCTCCCCTCCCGCCTCTGGACCTACTTCGACCTGCTTTTCCGCTGGAACGCCAAGATCAACCTCACGTCTCTCACACCGGACGCGCCAGACGAGGCGGTCGACCGGCTGCTGATCGAGCCTCTCGTCGCCGCACGCCACGTGGGAAATGGGGACGCCAGAGCCATTGACATCGGATCGGGCGGAGGATCGCCTGGGATTCCGCTCATGCTGGCGGCGTCGCAAATCCGGCTGGTCATGGTCGAGTCCAAAGCGCGCAAATCTGCGTTCCTGCGCGAAGCCCTGCGCCAGTTGGGAGCCGGCGGTTCCGTCGAAACAGCTCGGTTCGAGGAGTTGCTCTCCCGCCCCGAGTTTCATGAGACGTTTGACCTTCTCACGCTGCGCGCCGTGAGGACCGACGCCCGGACGTTGGCGGGGCTGCAGGCGTTCGTTCGCCCGGCCGGCCGGCTGTTCCTTTTCGGGGGCCCTATGGGGGACGGCCAGCCTCCGTGGCTCGTTCCCCCGCTCCGGTGGAAGGAAACTCTGCCGCTCACGGTTGAGTCCGTCCTGACCGTACTGGAAAAACTCCGAATCCCGTAG
- a CDS encoding ParA family protein produces the protein MPARIIAVANQKGGVGKTTTAINLAASLALADQRVLLVDLDPQSNLTSGVGLKGQSGEAGTVYEALTQEDHFSDPHAFIIRSTVKGLDLIPADRNLTGAELELVALDARESRLRRLMEALRGEYDYIFIDSPPSLGLLTLNALVAADAVLIPLNCEYFALEGLAELVSTLKRVRAALNPALDIEGVLLTMHDERTNLGQQVARDIRGYFQEKVFQTVIPRNVRLGEAPSHGLPVILYDVKSRGAEAYLALAREVLGRRAAAAPANAAR, from the coding sequence TTGCCTGCCCGCATCATCGCCGTCGCGAACCAAAAAGGTGGGGTCGGGAAAACCACCACAGCCATTAACCTCGCAGCTTCATTGGCTTTAGCGGATCAGCGCGTGCTGCTCGTCGACCTGGATCCTCAATCGAACCTGACGAGCGGCGTCGGTCTGAAAGGGCAGTCGGGCGAGGCGGGGACGGTCTATGAAGCGCTCACCCAGGAGGACCACTTCTCCGATCCTCACGCCTTCATCATCCGCTCCACTGTCAAAGGCCTGGACCTTATTCCGGCCGACCGCAACCTGACGGGGGCCGAACTCGAGCTGGTGGCGCTCGATGCCCGGGAGTCCCGGTTGCGGCGATTGATGGAGGCGCTGCGCGGCGAGTACGACTACATCTTCATCGACAGCCCGCCCTCGCTCGGGTTGCTGACGCTGAACGCGCTCGTCGCGGCGGATGCCGTGCTCATCCCGCTCAACTGCGAATACTTCGCGCTCGAAGGGCTCGCCGAGCTGGTCTCGACGCTGAAACGCGTGCGCGCCGCGTTGAATCCTGCGCTCGACATCGAGGGGGTTCTGCTCACGATGCACGACGAGCGCACGAACCTGGGCCAGCAGGTCGCGCGGGATATCCGCGGGTACTTCCAGGAGAAAGTGTTTCAGACCGTGATCCCGCGCAACGTGCGGCTCGGCGAAGCGCCCAGCCACGGATTGCCCGTGATTCTGTACGACGTGAAATCGCGCGGCGCTGAAGCCTACCTCGCGCTCGCGCGCGAAGTGCTCGGACGCCGTGCGGCCGCGGCGCCGGCCAACGCCGCAAGGTAG
- a CDS encoding ParB/RepB/Spo0J family partition protein, with the protein MTEKRERHALGRGLSALIPDAPAPAAPSGRPAEVDIDLLEPNTFQPRVHMDDQRLEELAQSIRANGVIQPIVARKRDRGYEIIAGERRWRAAQRAGLLRVPVIVRDVPDEKLLEVALIENIQREDLNAVEEARAYQRLSSEFRMTQEQIAGAVGKERSTIANVLRLLKLPDDVISQLSRGDLTMGHARALLGIEDAAALRRAAREVVEHKLSVRDTERLVRRLTAPAPKQKSDREADANTRAAEEKLRFALGTRVRILRKGRGGRVEIEFKDEEELQRVYERLTD; encoded by the coding sequence ATGACTGAAAAGAGAGAACGCCACGCGCTCGGTCGCGGGTTGAGTGCGCTCATACCCGACGCGCCCGCGCCGGCGGCGCCGTCGGGCCGTCCCGCGGAAGTCGACATCGATCTCCTCGAGCCGAACACGTTCCAGCCACGCGTTCACATGGACGACCAGCGGCTCGAGGAGCTTGCGCAGTCGATCCGCGCCAACGGCGTGATTCAGCCGATCGTCGCGCGCAAGCGCGATCGCGGCTACGAGATCATCGCCGGGGAGCGGCGGTGGCGGGCGGCGCAGCGCGCCGGCCTCTTGCGGGTGCCGGTCATCGTGCGCGACGTGCCGGACGAGAAGCTGCTCGAAGTGGCGCTCATCGAAAACATCCAGCGCGAGGACCTGAACGCCGTCGAGGAAGCGCGCGCCTACCAGCGGCTGTCGTCCGAGTTCAGGATGACGCAGGAGCAGATCGCGGGCGCCGTCGGAAAGGAGCGCTCGACGATTGCCAACGTGCTCCGGCTCCTCAAGCTCCCCGACGATGTGATCTCGCAGCTCTCGCGGGGCGACCTGACGATGGGACACGCGCGCGCGCTGCTCGGCATCGAGGACGCCGCCGCGCTGCGCCGCGCGGCGCGCGAGGTCGTCGAGCACAAGCTTTCCGTCCGCGACACCGAGCGGCTCGTGCGGCGCCTCACCGCGCCGGCGCCGAAACAGAAGAGCGACCGGGAGGCCGACGCCAACACGCGCGCCGCCGAGGAGAAGCTCCGGTTTGCGCTCGGCACGCGCGTGCGTATCCTGAGGAAGGGGCGCGGAGGGCGCGTGGAGATCGAGTTCAAGGACGAGGAGGAGCTGCAGAGGGTGTACGAGCGATTGACGGACTGA
- the selD gene encoding selenide, water dikinase SelD — protein sequence MKKRLTDYAACAGUASKLAAGELAHVLSGLPVPADERVLVDFRTADDAGVYAWPGGPALVQTVDFFTPIVDDPYVYGQIAAANAVSDIYAMGGRPLTALAIAGFPLAGGPDPETIQAIFRGGYDKLREAGVVLLGGHTVQDPEIKFGYAVTGEIDPARVLRNAGARAGDALLLTKPLGTGVISTALKFNRAGEAAVRASIASMTTLNRAAADLLRAAAPGVVHACTDVTGFGLVGHGSEMAAASRCTLVLQVGAIPLLEGALELAPNNVPGGGRANREYFGKRVSAASANGAHLALLYDPQTSGGLLIAVEQGAEPAMTRRFADAGVPVWRIGRVEEASEHLVAVR from the coding sequence ATGAAGAAACGCCTCACCGATTACGCCGCCTGCGCCGGTTGAGCGAGCAAACTCGCCGCTGGCGAGCTCGCTCACGTGCTGAGCGGTCTGCCCGTTCCCGCCGATGAACGCGTCCTGGTCGACTTCAGGACCGCGGACGATGCGGGTGTGTACGCGTGGCCAGGGGGACCGGCGCTCGTGCAGACCGTGGACTTCTTCACTCCGATCGTCGACGACCCCTACGTCTACGGGCAGATCGCCGCCGCAAACGCGGTGAGCGACATCTACGCGATGGGTGGACGGCCGCTCACCGCCCTCGCGATTGCCGGGTTCCCGCTCGCCGGCGGGCCGGACCCGGAAACGATCCAGGCCATCTTCCGCGGCGGTTATGACAAGCTGCGCGAGGCTGGCGTGGTGCTCCTGGGCGGCCACACCGTGCAGGATCCGGAGATCAAGTTCGGGTACGCCGTCACCGGCGAAATTGATCCCGCGCGCGTGCTCCGAAACGCCGGCGCGCGCGCCGGCGACGCGCTGCTGCTGACCAAGCCGCTCGGCACCGGCGTGATTTCCACCGCGCTGAAGTTCAATCGAGCCGGCGAGGCGGCGGTCCGGGCGTCCATCGCCTCGATGACAACGCTGAACCGGGCGGCCGCGGACCTGCTCCGGGCGGCGGCGCCTGGCGTCGTGCACGCCTGCACGGACGTGACCGGATTCGGGCTGGTTGGCCACGGGTCGGAAATGGCGGCTGCGAGCCGCTGCACTCTGGTCCTGCAGGTGGGCGCGATTCCGCTGCTCGAAGGCGCGCTCGAGCTCGCGCCGAACAATGTGCCGGGTGGCGGGCGCGCGAACCGCGAATATTTCGGCAAGCGGGTCAGCGCCGCCTCAGCGAACGGTGCCCATCTGGCGCTCTTATATGACCCACAAACCTCGGGCGGGCTGTTGATTGCGGTCGAGCAGGGCGCGGAGCCGGCAATGACCCGCCGTTTCGCCGATGCCGGAGTGCCTGTATGGCGCATTGGGCGCGTCGAAGAGGCGTCCGAGCACCTCGTGGCGGTGCGCTAA
- a CDS encoding ATP synthase F0 subunit B, which yields MLPDLSVFWVIFFVLLLAAIVDRLLLRPVTRVMHQREQAIRSAREMADTAAARAEAATAEFEQRTAAARGDVYKQMDDMRRVALERRQHVLAETRAEVEKAVADASDRVKADAEAARQKLRRDAESLGAAAAERILGRQAS from the coding sequence GTGCTTCCCGACCTGTCGGTGTTCTGGGTCATTTTTTTCGTGCTGCTGCTCGCGGCAATCGTCGACCGTCTGCTGCTTCGGCCGGTCACCCGCGTGATGCACCAGCGCGAGCAGGCGATCCGGTCGGCGCGGGAAATGGCCGACACGGCGGCGGCTCGAGCCGAGGCGGCGACGGCGGAGTTCGAGCAGCGAACGGCGGCCGCCCGCGGCGACGTGTACAAACAGATGGATGACATGCGGCGCGTCGCGCTCGAGCGCCGGCAGCACGTGCTGGCCGAGACGCGCGCCGAAGTCGAGAAAGCGGTGGCAGACGCTTCGGACCGTGTGAAGGCGGATGCCGAAGCGGCCCGCCAGAAGCTGCGCCGGGACGCGGAGTCGCTCGGAGCGGCGGCCGCCGAACGCATTCTCGGCCGGCAGGCTTCCTGA
- the atpH gene encoding ATP synthase F1 subunit delta, with amino-acid sequence MTSRAAAARYARALFDVAVREADPERAGTELAAFAAMVSAHEPLERALVTPSVPPARKRAVVEALLAQSGIATAVVPKLLLMLADRDRLVLLPDVAEAYRERLMQHQGVVRAEVTTAVPLPGERRAALEQGLARATGRTVVLTATVNPAIIGGAVTRVGSTVYDGSVARQLERLKEQLQTS; translated from the coding sequence ATGACCAGCCGTGCGGCCGCCGCCCGCTACGCCCGCGCGCTGTTCGACGTGGCGGTCAGGGAAGCGGACCCTGAGCGCGCCGGGACCGAGCTGGCCGCCTTTGCCGCGATGGTGTCGGCGCACGAGCCGCTCGAGCGGGCGCTCGTGACTCCCTCGGTGCCCCCCGCGCGCAAGCGCGCCGTGGTCGAAGCGCTGCTCGCGCAGTCCGGGATCGCGACAGCGGTGGTGCCGAAACTGCTGCTCATGCTCGCGGACCGCGACCGGCTCGTGCTGCTGCCCGACGTCGCGGAGGCGTACCGCGAGCGGCTGATGCAGCACCAGGGCGTGGTGCGCGCGGAGGTCACGACCGCGGTGCCGCTTCCGGGCGAGCGCCGCGCCGCGCTGGAGCAAGGCCTCGCGCGCGCGACCGGCCGCACGGTGGTGCTCACGGCGACCGTGAACCCGGCGATCATCGGCGGCGCCGTGACCCGCGTCGGGAGCACCGTGTACGACGGCAGCGTCGCCCGCCAGCTCGAACGACTCAAAGAACAGCTACAGACATCATGA
- a CDS encoding F0F1 ATP synthase subunit alpha produces MNIKAEEISKIIRDQIGSFAVDVDVAEVGTVVSIGDGIARVHGVERAMAGEMLQFPHGVFGIALNLEEDSVGTVLLGEYTAIKEGDEVKRTGRIISVPIGEEMLGRVVNALGQPLDGKGPIATTRFAPIERLAPGVVDRQPVKEPLQTGLKAIDAMVPIGRGQRELIIGDRQTGKTAVALDTIINQRGRDVICIYNAIGQKQSTIAQVVRTLEEFDAMRFTIVVAAAASDPAPMLYISPYAACAMGEYFRDSGRHALCVYDDPSKHAQAYREISLLLRRPPGREAYPGDVFYLHSRLLERAAKLNNTLGGGSLTALPIIETQAGDLSAYIPTNVISITDGQIFLETDLFHQGVRPAINVGNSVSRVGGSAQIKAMRQVAGSLRLDLAQYRELAAFAQFGSDLDKATQAQLNRGARLVEILKQPQYQPLPVERQVAIIFAGTNGYLDAVETSDIQQYELELYRFLETRRPGILTGLAEKKQVDDPLKAELASALQEFSKEFKAAGAAV; encoded by the coding sequence ATGAACATCAAGGCCGAAGAAATCTCGAAGATCATTCGCGACCAGATTGGCAGCTTTGCGGTGGACGTGGACGTCGCCGAGGTGGGCACCGTCGTGTCCATCGGCGATGGCATCGCGCGGGTCCACGGCGTCGAACGCGCGATGGCGGGCGAGATGCTCCAGTTTCCCCACGGCGTGTTCGGCATCGCGCTGAACCTCGAGGAAGACAGCGTCGGGACGGTCCTCCTCGGCGAGTACACCGCGATCAAGGAAGGCGACGAGGTCAAGCGCACGGGGCGCATCATCTCGGTGCCGATCGGCGAGGAGATGCTCGGCCGCGTCGTGAACGCGCTCGGCCAGCCGCTGGACGGCAAGGGGCCGATCGCGACGACGAGGTTCGCGCCCATCGAGCGCCTGGCGCCGGGCGTCGTCGATCGGCAGCCGGTGAAGGAGCCGCTGCAGACCGGGCTCAAGGCGATCGACGCGATGGTGCCGATCGGCCGCGGCCAGCGCGAGCTGATCATCGGCGACCGCCAGACCGGGAAGACCGCGGTGGCGCTCGACACGATCATCAACCAGCGCGGCCGCGACGTCATCTGCATCTACAACGCGATCGGCCAGAAGCAGTCCACGATCGCGCAGGTGGTTCGCACGCTCGAAGAATTCGACGCGATGCGCTTCACGATCGTCGTGGCGGCCGCCGCGTCGGATCCCGCGCCGATGCTCTACATCAGCCCGTACGCCGCGTGCGCCATGGGCGAGTACTTCCGCGACAGCGGCCGCCACGCGCTGTGCGTCTACGACGACCCGTCGAAGCACGCGCAGGCCTACCGCGAGATTTCGCTCCTGCTGCGCCGCCCGCCGGGGCGCGAGGCATACCCGGGCGACGTGTTCTACCTGCACTCGCGGCTGCTGGAGCGCGCGGCGAAATTGAACAACACCCTTGGCGGCGGCTCCCTCACGGCGCTCCCGATCATCGAGACGCAGGCGGGGGACCTGTCGGCATACATCCCCACCAACGTCATCTCGATCACCGACGGCCAGATCTTTCTCGAGACCGACCTGTTCCACCAGGGCGTCCGCCCCGCGATCAACGTCGGCAACTCGGTGTCGCGGGTCGGCGGGTCGGCGCAGATCAAGGCGATGCGCCAGGTGGCCGGCTCGCTGCGCCTCGACCTTGCGCAGTACCGCGAGCTGGCGGCGTTCGCGCAGTTCGGCAGCGACCTCGACAAGGCCACGCAGGCGCAGCTCAATCGCGGCGCGCGGCTGGTCGAGATCCTGAAGCAGCCGCAGTACCAGCCGCTGCCGGTCGAACGCCAGGTGGCGATCATCTTCGCGGGCACGAACGGGTATCTCGATGCCGTGGAGACCTCCGACATCCAGCAGTACGAGCTGGAGCTGTACCGGTTCCTGGAGACCCGCCGCCCCGGGATCCTC